Within the Dioscorea cayenensis subsp. rotundata cultivar TDr96_F1 unplaced genomic scaffold, TDr96_F1_v2_PseudoChromosome.rev07_lg8_w22 25.fasta BLBR01000238.1, whole genome shotgun sequence genome, the region CATCACTATAAaatgatcatgatcatcattaaTCTCCAAGTTATATTTAGAACAATATTCCTTCTCCTTTTCCAAAGGACGAGGTGACGGAGGCGGCGGTGGAGGAGGTGGAGAAGGCATAGTTAGAAACTTATAGCAAAAATTAGTCTGAGCTTTATCGATACCTCTAAAGGTGATTGAAGACATGTCATAAGCCAATGCTGCTTCTTCTGGTGTATCAAATGTGCCTAACCAAAGTCTTTTCTTTGTAGAAGGCTTTCTAATCTCTGCCACAT harbors:
- the LOC120253907 gene encoding ethylene-responsive transcription factor LEP-like — translated: MGMLDLQCIILPRHQRRRCRASTWYLRVRRRPWGCYVAEIRKPSTKKRLWLGTFDTPEEAALAYDMSSITFRGIDKAQTNFCYKFLTMPSPPPPPPPPSPRPLEKEKEYCSKYNLEINDDHDHFI